In Candidatus Hinthialibacter antarcticus, a single window of DNA contains:
- a CDS encoding heparinase II/III family protein has product MTAVRFWLLPFLFVLTANAEVRMEPWNAETVRAGLEREEAYHPYPTYQQREAWERWREMDVFADDYAQILEDAAKLARQDPPFLRASDYLDYQRTGRRTLYQNILSQRHRFLATLALAECLQGEGKFLDPLIDILWAYCEESDWSLPAHTDGLVNFDNPPIDLRATVTAAEMAFYAYIFGDALPERVQMRIRFELERRIFSPYEKQDDFFWLTSTHNWNSVCNGNIVTAALYQIDDADRLARIVTKAQNAMTHYLNGFGKDGGTAEGLGYWSYGFSYYVEAGKALRNYSNGRLDLFAPPIVRDVALLPMRVELSPMKYPSFSDGGDRYRFSAPLLSYLADVYQSEALRTFAARYRDENLSVSSVDGLVKMMVDTDLPEPSDSVHYEPFTFLSGIQWMISRVDPQDPMGLVVAAKGGRNNEPHNHNDVGSFIVHYKGESILTDLGAAVYDRGFFSSKRYEYWAARSLGHPVPLVNGKEQRDGGGTEAVAAATHDVGVDVLQSDITSAYPAEAGLKQLVRTVKVLRDGKGVVEVIDQAEFNEKPESFETALMTYAEVERVDKTTLVVRGTQGALRVQVLTEGAAIHIDEHDARESKLRVGSDRPMFRRIAIRAMDAQAQTQLHYRIEPMD; this is encoded by the coding sequence ATGACTGCTGTGCGTTTTTGGCTGCTCCCGTTTCTGTTTGTATTGACGGCAAATGCAGAGGTTCGGATGGAACCTTGGAACGCCGAAACGGTCCGCGCCGGGCTTGAGCGCGAAGAGGCCTATCACCCCTATCCAACCTATCAGCAGCGCGAGGCGTGGGAGCGTTGGCGCGAGATGGATGTATTCGCGGACGACTATGCGCAAATCCTTGAAGACGCCGCAAAATTGGCCCGCCAAGACCCGCCCTTTTTACGCGCAAGCGACTATCTCGATTATCAGCGCACCGGGCGGCGCACTCTCTATCAGAATATTTTATCGCAACGCCATCGCTTTCTCGCTACGTTGGCGCTGGCTGAATGTTTGCAAGGCGAAGGCAAGTTCCTCGATCCACTGATCGACATTTTATGGGCGTATTGTGAAGAGAGCGACTGGTCGCTGCCTGCGCATACCGACGGATTAGTGAATTTTGACAACCCTCCAATCGATTTGCGCGCAACTGTGACCGCCGCTGAGATGGCGTTTTATGCGTATATATTTGGCGATGCGTTGCCTGAGCGGGTGCAAATGCGCATCCGCTTTGAGTTGGAGCGCCGCATTTTTTCGCCGTATGAAAAACAGGATGATTTTTTCTGGTTAACCAGTACGCATAATTGGAACTCCGTTTGTAATGGCAATATCGTTACGGCGGCGCTGTATCAGATCGACGACGCTGACCGTTTGGCGCGCATCGTGACCAAGGCGCAGAACGCCATGACGCATTATCTGAACGGCTTTGGCAAAGACGGCGGCACCGCTGAGGGACTTGGCTATTGGAGTTATGGTTTTAGTTATTATGTAGAAGCGGGCAAAGCGTTGCGTAACTACAGCAACGGGCGCCTTGATTTGTTTGCGCCGCCCATCGTACGGGATGTCGCTTTGTTGCCGATGCGGGTCGAACTGTCGCCCATGAAGTATCCCAGTTTCTCAGACGGCGGCGACCGCTACCGCTTTTCAGCGCCCTTGTTGTCATATCTGGCGGATGTGTATCAGAGTGAAGCATTGCGCACATTCGCGGCGCGATACCGAGATGAAAACCTCTCCGTCTCGAGCGTAGACGGCCTGGTTAAGATGATGGTCGATACCGACCTGCCAGAGCCTAGCGACAGCGTCCACTATGAGCCGTTTACCTTTTTGAGCGGCATCCAGTGGATGATTTCGCGCGTTGATCCGCAAGACCCGATGGGGCTTGTGGTCGCCGCGAAGGGCGGACGCAACAATGAGCCGCACAACCATAATGACGTCGGTTCGTTCATTGTTCATTACAAAGGCGAGTCGATATTGACAGACCTGGGCGCGGCGGTGTACGACCGCGGCTTTTTCAGCAGCAAGCGCTATGAATATTGGGCGGCGCGTTCGCTGGGGCACCCTGTTCCGTTGGTGAATGGCAAAGAGCAACGCGACGGAGGAGGAACCGAAGCCGTTGCGGCAGCGACGCATGATGTTGGCGTTGATGTGCTGCAGTCTGACATCACCTCCGCCTATCCAGCCGAAGCCGGGTTGAAGCAATTGGTGCGGACGGTGAAGGTGCTTCGAGACGGCAAGGGCGTGGTCGAAGTGATAGACCAGGCCGAGTTCAATGAGAAACCTGAATCATTTGAAACCGCTTTGATGACCTATGCGGAGGTCGAGCGGGTCGATAAGACGACCTTGGTGGTGCGTGGAACGCAAGGCGCGTTGCGGGTGCAGGTGTTGACCGAAGGCGCTGCGATCCATATTGATGAACATGACGCCCGCGAGTCGAAATTGCGCGTGGGCAGCGACCGGCCTATGTTTCGGCGAATCGCGATTCGCGCTATGGACGCGCAAGCGCAAACGCAACTACACTATCGCATTGAGCCAATGGATTAA
- a CDS encoding tetratricopeptide repeat protein, with amino-acid sequence MICNLRRVRFPFLHITQCLAIGALAAFCAVNATAGIQPAAFASLLAGKTEVEQATVKHQTNYLYSLARNHIRAGDVEKGKALLQQALTLDPQHAKAKQELQHLIDSGVSSAPSAMLAANTANSGAMSAAELVDLAKSMMQDKDYAGAQSALESALKNAENEKQKSVIRAYLIEIGKERERVDQLHQQVLDFNLTQFEKQLQKATLYMENGQLDEAQRELMRAQQMAPDDKRVSRMMAQLDRRQAEITGKETAAAKSSMQVSANVQVQAADVLFQEGKELYRQGMLIEATQKWAEALQSFPEHQQAQTYLNNTRSEYEQAISARKASEEAAAEDGEFEAKLDEEILQYSSSGGRVDVKEVISFLSNLSGLNAVVDENVEGNVAFDVKNSTVRQVLNLLQKQYGFVWNREGDTIFVERGFETRIFPLDEIQFKTLEAVLNDPSVLEDSSRNLRTILYGPTEEFNVLGKQLFLNRVTQSLVVTDTRDNLRMVEAFLKNVPNITGDKKPLVTKVYQVDRAIAKDIYELIRLALFGDQGAYDVADKRRQLFLEPNSSSLIVIDYTDNIQTVEDILADQTIISRLEDDQLEAKEFPLTDVDDVEDTPEAYTRREMFVSKIYEIVNQMLVGKEGVEKYRLSGRKIFTDATRGTITVVDTPDNIRRVEAYLNSVRGETTQDIIIESFPIKHVNVFEIADALAYLFFDAQQSTRNMFLSQNGFQSLGTDETGDTSASLDNLFEETSRTRFNLSGGGGGGTDLLQFFSIRLWPDINTNSIVILTPDQEVIDLVVRVINTFDKPQKMVELETRVVSVSLTDLRSINFDWLLTNPFRGDFDFNPDNFESDASLIEGSVSDQDLPPGVQFSLHTLGESRIDFIMNLLETTNSLNTLAAPKILSIPNPIDPPRIFVGTQIPFAEDADFEDQGDDDPTNNRLTVDFQRAFAGTMLAFMPFILNDGHIYVEMAPQIIEAGERLPLTLTGESSGQEVPNIGPLLLNQKFIQTSVRLKDGSTVVLGGLIDEKENEQLNKIPFLSKIPFLGNFFTDRLVEKVKTSTLIFVTARIVEPDL; translated from the coding sequence ATGATTTGCAACTTGCGTCGGGTTCGTTTCCCCTTCTTGCATATCACGCAATGTCTTGCCATTGGGGCGTTGGCGGCGTTTTGCGCCGTAAATGCAACGGCAGGCATTCAACCGGCTGCCTTCGCGTCGTTACTCGCAGGCAAAACCGAAGTCGAACAGGCAACCGTCAAACACCAAACGAATTACCTGTATTCGTTAGCGCGCAACCACATACGCGCCGGTGATGTCGAAAAAGGCAAAGCCTTGTTGCAACAAGCGCTTACGTTGGATCCTCAACACGCCAAAGCTAAACAGGAACTGCAACATTTGATTGACTCGGGCGTTTCGTCGGCTCCTTCGGCGATGCTCGCTGCCAATACAGCCAATTCGGGCGCCATGTCGGCGGCGGAACTGGTCGATTTGGCGAAATCGATGATGCAAGACAAAGATTACGCCGGCGCTCAGTCCGCGTTGGAATCTGCGTTGAAAAATGCCGAGAACGAAAAGCAAAAATCGGTGATTCGCGCTTATTTGATCGAAATTGGTAAAGAGCGGGAACGCGTTGACCAATTGCATCAGCAGGTCCTTGATTTCAATCTGACGCAGTTTGAAAAACAACTGCAAAAAGCCACTCTCTATATGGAGAACGGTCAACTCGACGAAGCGCAACGCGAATTAATGCGTGCGCAGCAAATGGCGCCGGACGATAAGCGCGTTAGTCGTATGATGGCGCAATTAGACCGCCGTCAGGCCGAAATCACAGGTAAAGAAACGGCTGCGGCGAAAAGTTCGATGCAAGTGAGCGCGAACGTTCAAGTTCAAGCCGCCGATGTTCTCTTCCAAGAAGGAAAAGAACTCTACCGTCAGGGGATGCTTATCGAAGCCACCCAAAAATGGGCGGAGGCGCTTCAGTCTTTCCCTGAACATCAACAAGCGCAAACCTACTTAAACAATACCCGCTCGGAATATGAACAAGCCATCTCTGCGCGCAAAGCCTCAGAAGAAGCGGCAGCGGAAGACGGCGAATTTGAAGCGAAATTGGATGAAGAAATTCTCCAGTATTCGTCTTCCGGCGGTCGCGTTGACGTAAAAGAAGTCATCAGCTTCTTGAGCAACCTCAGCGGCTTGAACGCCGTGGTGGACGAAAACGTCGAAGGCAACGTCGCATTTGACGTCAAAAATAGCACCGTTCGCCAAGTCTTGAATCTTCTACAGAAACAATATGGTTTTGTGTGGAATCGCGAAGGCGACACCATCTTTGTCGAGCGGGGATTTGAAACACGAATCTTCCCGTTGGATGAAATCCAGTTCAAAACGCTCGAAGCGGTTTTGAACGATCCCAGCGTCTTGGAAGATTCAAGCCGCAATCTTCGCACGATTCTTTACGGCCCGACGGAAGAATTTAACGTCCTCGGCAAGCAACTCTTCTTGAACCGTGTGACTCAGTCGTTGGTTGTGACCGATACGCGCGATAATCTTCGTATGGTCGAAGCCTTCTTGAAAAACGTACCGAATATCACTGGCGACAAAAAGCCGTTGGTGACCAAAGTCTACCAGGTAGATCGGGCCATTGCGAAAGACATCTATGAATTGATTCGCTTGGCGCTCTTTGGCGACCAAGGCGCTTACGATGTGGCTGACAAGCGTCGTCAGTTGTTCTTGGAACCAAATTCCAGCAGCCTGATCGTGATTGATTATACCGATAACATTCAAACGGTCGAAGATATTTTGGCCGATCAAACCATCATCAGCCGCCTCGAAGACGATCAACTCGAAGCAAAAGAGTTTCCTTTGACGGATGTTGACGATGTTGAAGACACGCCGGAAGCGTATACCCGCCGTGAAATGTTCGTCAGTAAGATTTATGAAATCGTCAATCAAATGCTGGTCGGAAAAGAAGGCGTTGAGAAATATCGCCTTTCCGGCCGCAAAATCTTCACCGATGCAACCCGCGGCACCATCACAGTTGTTGATACGCCGGACAACATCCGCCGCGTTGAAGCCTACTTGAATAGCGTACGCGGTGAAACGACCCAAGACATCATTATTGAGTCGTTCCCAATCAAACACGTTAACGTATTTGAAATTGCTGACGCGCTTGCTTACTTGTTCTTCGATGCGCAACAGTCCACACGAAATATGTTCTTGAGCCAAAACGGCTTCCAGTCACTTGGGACGGATGAAACGGGTGATACCTCCGCGAGTCTCGACAACCTCTTTGAAGAAACCAGCCGGACCCGCTTTAACTTGTCAGGCGGCGGCGGCGGCGGAACAGACTTGCTGCAATTCTTCTCGATTCGTCTCTGGCCAGATATCAATACAAACAGCATCGTGATTCTGACGCCGGACCAGGAAGTCATTGACTTAGTCGTCCGCGTTATCAATACCTTTGATAAGCCGCAGAAGATGGTCGAACTTGAAACACGCGTTGTGTCTGTCTCATTGACTGACTTACGCTCAATCAACTTTGACTGGTTGTTGACCAATCCGTTCCGCGGTGATTTTGATTTCAACCCAGACAATTTTGAAAGCGACGCCAGTTTGATTGAAGGTTCGGTTTCCGATCAAGATTTACCGCCCGGCGTTCAGTTTAGTTTGCATACGCTTGGTGAATCTCGTATAGACTTCATTATGAACTTGCTCGAAACCACCAATAGTTTGAATACATTGGCGGCCCCGAAAATTCTTTCAATCCCGAACCCGATTGATCCGCCGCGAATCTTCGTCGGTACGCAAATTCCCTTCGCGGAAGACGCCGACTTTGAAGATCAAGGCGATGATGACCCGACCAACAACCGTTTGACGGTCGACTTCCAACGCGCCTTTGCTGGTACGATGTTGGCGTTCATGCCCTTCATCCTCAACGATGGCCACATCTACGTTGAAATGGCGCCGCAGATCATTGAAGCCGGTGAGCGCTTGCCACTGACGTTGACGGGTGAATCGTCCGGTCAAGAAGTACCGAACATTGGCCCTCTGCTTCTCAATCAGAAATTTATCCAAACCAGCGTTCGTTTGAAAGACGGTAGCACGGTGGTGTTGGGTGGTTTGATTGACGAAAAAGAAAACGAGCAATTAAACAAGATTCCGTTCTTGTCAAAGATTCCGTTCTTGGGCAACTTCTTCACAGACCGCTTGGTCGAGAAGGTGAAGACCTCAACGCTGATCTTTGTTACGGCTCGTATTGTCGAACCGGATCTCTAG
- a CDS encoding tetratricopeptide repeat protein produces MAGKKKLKIDKEALLEFAAKKKDQLFLGVLVLALLGGGYYIYTQTSMSVSQIIDTAKEGGPGGGATAGGSDIVNPEELVTLLTAKRSKAMYQVERNPFGSPEEQLRMRQEVDASYQRGVDLFNNGRYQEAIEQFDRVIQLDVTETRINYPVLPSEYKRRAMQENARSNLDSILTSAQNDINEGDRLAQGNQTEKAIEMYNSASSNLASVIDSDPEGAVIGVENLTKVKTLEQQAFKKFIGLRGKSLLDDIKNETALSRQVVNGQDFIAMMKAAISLQRLQVEIQQIDPNAELVNRTSRTQVNALTTQLQKKIQDNTAMLVNQAVQQFQQAIQASDLVKSREALAILVQARQLNPKDEQLTENLKTFVAQRADLVIQSAQDFAVKQRDIVAKGDYANFDINNRDLFIVELNGLLERSANLDETKRGEVLSALNVLKQLKLPPALTQKYEIRSVESMGNSFKVIVVDKTSSSSKPRTLILREGRPDTSTKIQLKQVDTQEGFVILSRPDYMDAKVPLSKTN; encoded by the coding sequence TTGGCTGGTAAGAAAAAGTTAAAAATTGATAAAGAGGCGCTGCTGGAATTTGCGGCCAAAAAGAAAGACCAACTCTTTCTTGGGGTGCTGGTTCTTGCATTACTCGGCGGCGGTTACTACATCTATACGCAAACCTCGATGTCGGTCAGTCAAATTATCGACACCGCGAAGGAGGGCGGCCCTGGCGGGGGCGCTACTGCTGGCGGTTCAGACATCGTCAATCCTGAAGAACTGGTCACCTTGCTGACCGCAAAGCGCTCTAAGGCAATGTATCAGGTCGAGCGTAACCCCTTCGGTTCGCCCGAAGAGCAATTGCGCATGCGGCAAGAAGTCGATGCATCCTATCAGCGCGGCGTGGACTTGTTTAATAATGGGCGTTATCAAGAAGCCATCGAACAATTCGACCGTGTCATTCAGCTTGATGTGACCGAGACGCGTATCAACTATCCCGTTCTTCCGTCTGAATATAAGCGCCGCGCCATGCAAGAAAATGCGCGCAGCAACTTAGATTCGATATTGACCAGCGCTCAAAATGACATCAACGAAGGCGACCGCCTCGCGCAAGGCAATCAAACCGAAAAAGCCATTGAAATGTATAACAGCGCCAGTTCAAATTTGGCTTCAGTGATTGACTCTGACCCAGAAGGCGCAGTGATCGGCGTTGAGAACCTTACCAAGGTCAAAACGCTGGAACAACAAGCGTTTAAAAAGTTCATTGGCCTTCGAGGAAAATCTCTCCTTGATGATATCAAGAACGAAACCGCTCTCTCCCGCCAAGTCGTGAACGGGCAAGATTTTATCGCCATGATGAAGGCGGCGATTTCCTTACAGCGATTGCAAGTTGAAATTCAACAAATTGACCCAAACGCCGAACTGGTCAACCGGACTTCGCGTACGCAGGTCAATGCGCTGACGACGCAGTTACAAAAGAAAATCCAAGACAATACCGCAATGTTGGTTAATCAGGCTGTTCAGCAGTTCCAGCAGGCGATCCAAGCGTCTGATTTGGTCAAATCCCGTGAAGCATTAGCGATTCTCGTACAGGCGCGTCAGTTGAACCCGAAAGACGAGCAATTGACTGAAAATTTAAAAACTTTTGTCGCGCAGCGCGCCGATCTGGTGATTCAATCAGCGCAAGATTTTGCCGTCAAACAACGCGATATCGTTGCGAAAGGCGATTACGCAAACTTTGATATCAACAACCGCGATTTGTTTATTGTTGAATTAAATGGCTTACTTGAGCGTAGCGCCAATTTAGATGAAACCAAGCGCGGTGAAGTTTTAAGTGCGCTTAACGTATTGAAACAACTGAAATTGCCGCCAGCGTTGACGCAGAAATATGAAATTCGCAGCGTTGAGTCAATGGGCAACAGTTTCAAAGTGATCGTAGTGGATAAAACCAGTTCCTCTTCTAAGCCGAGGACGCTGATTTTACGTGAAGGCAGGCCTGACACCAGCACCAAGATTCAACTCAAGCAAGTTGACACTCAAGAGGGGTTTGTTATACTCTCGAGGCCTGATTATATGGACGCGAAAGTCCCTCTGTCGAAAACAAACTAA
- the pilM gene encoding type IV pilus assembly protein PilM: MAKNPLLVIDIGQNRVKVLELALSGKSGVKIVKSGSETLSLDPKAEQAEIYQRIQETLPLLLQSLGIKQKRAIVSLPGRAAFTRRLQVPVVRGRQLNRIIRYEARQHVPFPLEEINMDYEVGKRDEQSAELDINLVAVRKEIADGYVRVLKKCGIRADLIEAAPLSIYNAYAATPHRDPEEVTAVVSIGASSTDIVVEQNGKMQFMRSAPVAGAFLTELLVKKFDITAEQAEEYKCKQADQYTGSDVITAEDVAGVLEGGFERIVTEVQRSFDFYVSQPDAMPVTRVFVCGGTVNMDGVGEFLEDRLGVPVSQLDTSEIEGIEASPENAGALNNEAALAGMAVRVGGRAACALSFAPASVKQRLELERRTPILSVMGVILVVMLAGAVFALNTWVEKQAQAVEQMQQIISPGDLANPELKKQREIQDKYNNRYSRIFQVASKRGVLSRIYLEVQEMLPQDIWLDSIDVKSDRLTIEGRALNDMKIAAYIQNLSLSPFFDNETVLLENAVYSSDSSGDSSQVEFTIQIVAFNDPTDAEIKFIDELRSRMADSTIVAIRIIRPENSAPDADASLLVGLYQTEFSDDKSRLALFNKIDKALAAAQFDVVKTIELRMHGGKNDERERMIITRDKLANFGEGSLGPEEFKQTFTLVTPSPSPTPSPTPTPDLEDGDSSGGMYGGMMYGGMMGMGGMGMGMMGQ, translated from the coding sequence ATGGCTAAAAATCCATTACTGGTTATTGATATCGGGCAAAATCGAGTCAAGGTTCTCGAACTTGCTCTTAGCGGGAAGTCCGGGGTTAAAATCGTTAAGTCCGGGTCTGAAACATTATCGTTAGACCCAAAAGCAGAACAAGCGGAAATTTATCAACGCATTCAAGAAACGCTTCCGCTGCTTCTGCAAAGCCTCGGCATCAAGCAAAAACGCGCCATCGTCAGTCTTCCAGGACGGGCCGCGTTTACGCGCCGCTTACAGGTTCCCGTGGTTCGCGGGCGTCAGTTAAATCGCATTATCCGCTATGAGGCCCGCCAGCATGTTCCCTTCCCGTTGGAAGAGATCAACATGGACTACGAGGTCGGCAAGCGCGATGAGCAGTCTGCTGAACTCGACATCAACCTCGTTGCTGTCCGAAAAGAGATTGCGGACGGGTATGTCCGCGTCCTGAAAAAATGCGGCATTCGCGCTGACTTGATCGAAGCCGCGCCTCTCTCCATCTATAACGCCTACGCCGCTACGCCTCACCGCGACCCCGAAGAAGTTACAGCGGTGGTTTCGATCGGCGCGTCCAGCACTGATATCGTCGTTGAACAAAACGGCAAGATGCAATTCATGCGCAGTGCACCAGTCGCAGGCGCATTTTTAACGGAATTGCTTGTCAAAAAATTTGATATTACCGCAGAACAAGCGGAAGAGTATAAATGCAAACAGGCCGACCAATACACCGGTTCGGATGTAATAACCGCCGAAGACGTTGCGGGCGTGTTAGAAGGCGGGTTTGAGCGCATCGTAACCGAAGTACAGCGCTCGTTCGATTTTTACGTCAGCCAGCCTGACGCGATGCCGGTGACCCGCGTATTTGTGTGCGGCGGCACTGTCAACATGGACGGCGTGGGCGAATTTTTAGAAGACCGCCTGGGCGTTCCCGTCTCTCAGTTGGATACGAGTGAAATTGAAGGCATCGAAGCCAGCCCTGAGAATGCGGGTGCGCTGAATAATGAAGCGGCCTTGGCAGGCATGGCGGTCCGTGTTGGAGGGCGCGCCGCTTGTGCGCTGAGTTTTGCTCCAGCATCGGTAAAGCAGCGTCTTGAACTCGAACGGCGTACGCCGATTCTTTCCGTGATGGGCGTTATTTTAGTCGTCATGCTCGCAGGCGCGGTTTTCGCCTTGAATACCTGGGTCGAAAAACAAGCCCAAGCGGTTGAGCAGATGCAGCAAATTATCAGCCCGGGCGATCTGGCCAACCCTGAATTAAAAAAACAACGCGAAATACAAGATAAATATAACAACCGCTATTCGCGCATCTTCCAGGTTGCGAGTAAGCGCGGCGTTTTGAGCCGCATTTACCTCGAAGTTCAGGAAATGCTCCCTCAGGATATTTGGCTTGATTCCATCGACGTGAAAAGCGACCGCCTGACCATTGAAGGCCGCGCGTTGAACGATATGAAAATCGCCGCGTATATCCAAAACCTTTCGTTGTCGCCGTTTTTTGACAACGAGACTGTTTTACTTGAAAACGCGGTGTATTCATCTGATTCAAGCGGCGACTCGTCGCAGGTTGAATTCACCATTCAAATTGTCGCGTTTAATGATCCAACGGATGCTGAAATCAAGTTTATTGATGAACTTCGCAGCCGGATGGCGGACAGCACGATTGTGGCCATTCGGATTATCCGGCCTGAAAATTCAGCGCCGGACGCTGATGCGTCTCTGTTGGTTGGTTTGTATCAAACCGAATTTTCTGACGACAAGAGCCGCTTGGCCCTGTTCAATAAAATTGACAAGGCATTAGCCGCTGCTCAGTTCGACGTCGTCAAAACGATTGAACTGCGCATGCACGGCGGCAAGAACGATGAACGCGAACGCATGATTATTACCCGCGACAAACTCGCGAACTTTGGGGAAGGCAGCCTTGGCCCCGAAGAGTTTAAGCAAACATTTACGTTGGTTACGCCTTCACCCAGCCCGACCCCTTCGCCAACGCCGACGCCAGACCTCGAAGACGGCGACAGCAGCGGCGGTATGTACGGCGGTATGATGTACGGCGGCATGATGGGCATGGGCGGTATGGGCATGGGAATGATGGGTCAGTAA
- a CDS encoding isoprenylcysteine carboxylmethyltransferase family protein, giving the protein MDLFRYSLAAFIISLFPTAMAFWLIVHPFIHFWRRFRPALIYTFVFSMMTPLMVGLFALCPTLLQWDWGYRFDTTLLGVCVFLASVVIVLIRQRYFPIKTLSGLPELDPRNHQAELVRNGIYRLIRHPRYLEFCLFGLAASFVANYPAAYACTLICWGLIYLIVIFEERELTERWGDEYVEYCRTTPRFIPRWSTVRQCWLGSK; this is encoded by the coding sequence GTGGATTTATTTCGCTATAGTTTGGCCGCATTCATCATTTCATTGTTCCCAACTGCGATGGCGTTTTGGCTCATCGTCCATCCGTTCATTCATTTCTGGCGCCGGTTTCGGCCCGCCCTGATATATACCTTCGTCTTCTCAATGATGACGCCATTAATGGTTGGTTTGTTTGCGCTTTGTCCGACGTTGTTGCAATGGGATTGGGGCTATCGCTTTGATACAACCCTGCTGGGCGTCTGTGTTTTCCTCGCCTCGGTCGTTATTGTGTTGATCCGGCAGCGCTATTTTCCCATCAAGACGCTTTCCGGCCTGCCAGAACTTGATCCCCGCAATCACCAGGCGGAACTGGTTCGCAATGGAATCTACCGCCTGATTCGCCACCCGCGCTATCTGGAATTTTGTCTGTTTGGACTAGCGGCGTCATTCGTCGCAAACTATCCGGCGGCGTATGCGTGTACGTTGATATGTTGGGGGCTGATATATTTGATCGTGATTTTTGAAGAACGCGAGTTAACCGAGCGCTGGGGAGACGAGTATGTTGAATATTGCCGGACCACGCCACGCTTCATCCCGCGTTGGAGCACAGTCCGGCAATGCTGGTTGGGGTCAAAATGA
- a CDS encoding MerR family transcriptional regulator, translating into MNTRTKPNTLSLDEIPNKIYYSISEVSEYTGVEPHVLRYWETKFTRLNPKRVGGNQRKYTRNDLELLFEIVHLLYQEGYTLDGAERKLRTGVQAVRQEREAAKEPAPTNETAAPSENNEPAQSNGNPNSPELIQEIKSELKDLLKLLS; encoded by the coding sequence ATGAACACTCGAACTAAACCCAACACTTTGAGCCTCGATGAAATACCGAATAAAATTTATTATTCGATCAGCGAGGTGAGCGAGTATACCGGTGTTGAACCGCATGTTTTGCGCTATTGGGAAACCAAATTCACACGGTTAAATCCAAAGCGCGTCGGCGGCAATCAACGGAAGTATACGCGTAACGACCTCGAACTTTTGTTTGAGATCGTGCACCTTCTTTATCAAGAAGGCTATACCTTAGACGGCGCGGAACGCAAACTTCGCACCGGGGTTCAAGCTGTGCGCCAAGAACGCGAAGCGGCAAAAGAACCAGCGCCGACAAATGAAACCGCTGCTCCATCCGAAAACAACGAGCCTGCTCAATCGAATGGAAACCCCAATTCGCCAGAACTCATCCAAGAGATCAAGAGCGAGTTGAAAGACCTTCTAAAACTTCTTTCCTGA